The Hevea brasiliensis isolate MT/VB/25A 57/8 chromosome 9, ASM3005281v1, whole genome shotgun sequence nucleotide sequence AGTTCAGAATCAGATGATCAGAGGACTAATTACCACTGATGAGGTTGGTCCACAGATGGCAGGGCCTAATAGGTTAGCTAAGATCCTGCATATTTGAAACAGGACACAATGGATGCACCTTGAGCTTGAATATTTTAGCTCAATGCCATCTACTCAGTTCCTGTCTTCCTTACGTAGAGATTTAAAACAGTAAACCAAGTCTCATAActaatcatcttcttcttcttcttttaacaATACATCTCCTCACACGTTCCCAGTAAGAGCTTCAATCTAAAAGAAATTGAACAACTCTTGTTTCTGCAATTAAATTCAAGTGTATGGACTACGATACCACTCCCATTTGTCATTGACTTCTGAATTGTCATCCATTATCAACAGAAATCATCAAACTGGAAAAATATACCAAATCTCCTAATACTTGAGTTAGCTTACAAAGTTTTTCTGTTCTGTCAAGACACAAAACTTGAGACTTCACTCACACACATGCTGCAAGTAGCTTTTATGAGCCTATGTGTTTCTTCATCTAAATCAACATTATCTTTCTTCATACGCTCTGCAACTATTAGGGGCATTTTACCTGCGTTTTTATAAGTTCGTAGAACAGAATTATATATCTCTGTACTCACATGGCCAGCTTTCTGAAGCATAACCAAAAATTCCTCTGCTTCTTCAACAATCCCTTTCTCCTCAAGATTCTTAAATACTTCTCTAACCAAAATTTTGTCAGGATTCCACTTCTTAACACTACTAATAGCCTTCTTAAAATAATCTAAAACTTTATCCATCTGCTTTGATTTCAAATGACCCCATGTTAGAAGTTCCCAAGTAGTGTAACAAGGACGGAAGCCATTTTGCACCATATGATGATGAAAATTTTCAGCTTCTTCCATCTGGTTTCTATTGATATAAGCTGCAAGGAGAATGTTTGGGACCTGGGGATCACTCCGTCCAGAAACTGACTCCCACTCAGAGTAAAGATTCtgtgcttcttcaatctcctcaagTTTCACAAGGGAAGACATCATAGAGGTATATTCAGCATCATTCATTTTGCGAAAGCATGATTTCATTTTATTCCAGATCCGATGTACCCCATCCCTATCTCCCATGTTTGTATGCAAACTGAGGAGGGAAGAATAAGCGAGTCGATTTTTCCTCGAAGCCCTTTTCTCCATCTCTTTCAAAGTCGATGCTGCATTTTCAATGAGTTGGTTTTTTATATATAAGTTGGTTAATGTGCTATATGTTATCCAGTCTGGATCAACTTTTGCTTTCTTCAACTCCACTAAGACTTTTTTCGCAGTTTCAACATCATTCTGTGAGGCACATGCCCTCAGCCACAGATTGTAAGTAACAACATCTGGTGAAGTGTTTTTCTTCAACTCCTTTATGACTTCAGGAACCTTCTCCAATTGCCCATTTGCAACGTACAGAGATAGCATATGGTTGTAAGGAAGGGGATTCTTCAAGAAACTACATTCAGACATCTTCTCCATTAAAGCCTCAGCCTTTTCAATCAACTTATAGTTGACGTAAGTATGAAGAAGAGCAGTACAGGTTTGCCAGCCTCTCATTTCATCTCGGAGATCTTCAAAAAATTTCTCTGCACTACTTAGACCACGAACCTTTGCAATCAAGTCCAAGTGCACAGCATAGTCACCTTGCATGAGCTTGATATCTTGCTGTTGTGTCATCCATTCACAAACCTACAGAAATAATCAGAgaaatacaataaaatataatGGCTTCGTTAGAATAAATCATTTAATCATGCttgatttctatttcttttaacatgattttttttttaagttttattcCAAGCACGAGAATTGACAAACTTGTAAAATTCTAGATTAGATTACAAAGATGGGACTAAAACTGAAGTCCTCAGCATCAGAGTTCAAAACACTTTTGTATAGAAGGAAAACCCAGCAAAAGTTACCTAAAACTTAAATATCCTGCAGCTATTTAAATCTCCTAAAACTGTCTAATGTTTAATCCACAAGTTCTAATTCCCATGAACGTTAATGATTCAAATCCCACACCTAAATCAGTGGAAAATTGGCCCCCTTAATCAGGTTTACGGGTATAAATAAACTGGCAGTAATTTAACTTAAAAGAAAGGTCACAGGCAACCAGACCTCGAGAGCGTGCTTGTACCGCTTGAGCTTTCGGAGCTCTCTAACAATCCGATTAAGCTGATACTTCTGCACCTTGTGGCCCTCTGCTTTCCACTTCCCTATTGCAATTACGGCACTGCGTTTCGCATAAACCAGGCTAAACAGTCTCCTACCCAGCGTGTCTCCCCCGCCACCTGTTCTTGCCGTTGCGCCGCCTCTCCCGACAGCCTTCTGCGCAGCCGCTTCAGCCGAGAAGTGGCGAGCGGCGGCCGCAACAGTTGCCCGAAAATGAATGAACCGGAGCAACATTTCGCAACATACGAGTCGAATCTTCTTCGACTGTGGGTTTGGTAATGGCATAATCCGGGAACTCTTGTGGACCTGAGGAGATATTTGATTGAGATGGGCTGGGCAGTACTCCGCTGTCCAGCCCACATAAAAAGTAGCAGGCAGCCCATTGATACATCGATAGCGGCGAGCAAATTCCCAAATCGTAGGGCAACAAACGAACTTCTTACCCACGGACTCACACGCACCCACATCGATTCACTCTCTTTGCAGTATCTCTctacatattattattattattattatttttcatttctcTCTCCTCAAAGCTTCAATGCCAGGCGGGAACTCTACCTCCGGCGCCAGGACCGGCGTCAGAGTCGTCGTCGCAGGCGACCGTTTTACCGGGAAATCCAGCTTGATTGCGGCGGCCGCCACCGAGTCTTTTCCCGAGAACGTCCCTCGGGTGCTTCCTCCTACTCGCCTGCCCGCCGATTTCTTCCCTGATCGCGTCCCCGTCACCATCATCGACACTTCTTCCGGGTACGCACATAGTCTTTCTTCCTATATAAATGAATATAAATATATTGTTAGTATTGGCAAGTTTTGAAAACTGTATATTCCTTTGTGTTttttaataacttttttttttcaaatttggcACAAACATTAgattttttagttaaattttaatttttgaagcaAGACTTCGTTTATGAACAATGTTTTTCTACTTATAGCTTGGAGAGTAGAGGCAAGCTCTTTGAAGAATTGAAGCGAGCTGATGTGGTGTTGTTAACTTATGCTTGTGATCAACCTCTGACAGTCAGTCGTTTAAGTAGTTTTTGGCTTGAGGAACTCCGGCGATTAGAGGTACTGTGCAATTCGTATCACATCCTTTATTTATGTGAAGTTATTTTGTCTTTTGTGTCTACTGATAACTGAAAATCCGGCCAATTCTTTGTTTCCTATTCATTTTATCATAAAGGTCAAGGCACCGATTATTGTAGTTGGTTGTAAACTAGATTTGCGAGATGAGACTCAGCCCGTTAGCCTCGAGCATGTCATGGGGCCAATCATGCAGCGGTACAGGGAAATTGAGACTTGTATAGAATGCTCTGCAGTTACCCATGCGCAGGTATCCTTCAACTTCTTGTTTATGCAAAGTCTCTGTATTTAATCAATGTGTAGTTGGGTTTTTCAGTTTTAAACCCTGCTATTTAATTTAAAACTCTGGGCTTTGGGCAGTTTCAGCATCATTTTTAACTATGATCCACTGCTTGCATACTGTTTTTCTCAAGTGCtggtttataaattaaaaaatataatgggAGGGAACAGAATGGCAGCCTCAAGACAAGCAAGATATAATGATATTCCCTTACTGGAGAAAAAAAAAGCACGAGAGAGAACATAACAGAAGGCACTGATCATAACAATGAGACTAGGGAACCATGTCTGCCTAGCATGGATTAGGTTTCCTTTTCTTCAGCCTTTCTAATGTTGGAGAGTGTGAATTTTATTTAATCTTACTCTTTTTCTTATTCAACCTTCTGTATGTGAATTTAGAAGTACAAAaggttaaaaatttaagaatcaaaCTTAATTGTTTTTAGGTCCCAGACATTTTCTATTATGCTCAAAAAGCTGTACTTCATCCAACAGCACCATTATTTGACCAAGAAAATCAGACTTTGAAACCTCGATGTGAGAGGGCATTGAGAAGGATATTTCTTCTTTGTGATCATGACATGGATGGTGCACTCAATGATGCAGAGTTGAATGACTTTCAGGTTTTTTGTTTTCCCTACTTTTGTTCTTTTTACATAGTTTTTTCCAGTATTTTTTGGGGAACCTGAAACAGTGGAATAACTATAAACAGGTCAAGTGTTTTAATGCTCCACTGCAGCCTGCTGAAATAGTGGGTGTGAGAAGAGTTGTACAAGAAAAGAATAAAGAAGGTGTTAATGACCTGGGTCTTACCCTTCAAGGTTTCCTTTTTCTCCATACTCTTTTTATAGAGAAAGGGCGAATTGAaacaacttgggctgtgttgagaAAATTTGGCTATGATGATGAATTAAAACTCAGAGATCATCTTCTTCCTGTTCCATCTAAGCATGCTCCTGATCAGGTATCACTTAATGATGCCAACCTTACCTCAGATTTCAGTTTTGGGGTTGGCATATTGTGAAATTTAATCATGGGCTACCCTTTTCTCGTTTTTGGCAGGTACAAAAATCTTTTCTTGTAtttgaaaatttctaaatttcatGGACAGTGTGCCTttgagacatatatatatatatatatatatatattgaattggCTACATCATTTTCTGTTCTGTCCACATTTATAGTCATTAGCTTGCacatgttttttcttttttttttttttttttttttttaaatgctgaGCAGTTGACAATTGAGGTACCTTTTTGTAGCTCATAATGGTTGAATAAAGAGTATATGTCGTTCTGACTGCTCAAATTCATTCAACAAGTGGCATAGTGATCCACTTAGCAGGTTTCTATCATATTTATATCCTGCCACATGCATGATTCAAGGAAGAGGTGGTTTTAAATCATGGTTGCGGCCGCATTTGCGGATAACGGAAACAGGCTTGTAACTGTTATAACGTAAAAGTAACAGGCTGTCGCtatgcaatttttttttgaaaaatttgcaaatttcatgaaataaataaatattcaaatatataattaaaaaaaaaaagatatacaactaaataataagtataaatatatgaaataaagATATTAAGTCCATCATTCTTATAAATTATTAGCATTAATCAATTTAAAGTCAAAATAACTAATTAGGTAGTAAATAGCTAACCTTATTACCATGAGAATGAATGTCTAGTTGGgggaaaattgagagaaatttgAGAGAAAATGGCATGGTGCTAAAATGAATATGCCAAGATAGTTTTTATGTCCAAAAAAAAGGTTTCCTCTACTGCATTTCATGTGaaatatgttaaaaaaaaaaaaaagagtcaaAGATTCTCAGTTGGAAAAGTAAAAGTAACTGTCGGTAACGGCTGTTACTTTTATATAACAGTCGTAATGGCCTTTAAAgttacaattttttaaaaatccatTAAATAATACTGGTAACAGTAACATCAAACTAAAATCCATTTAAATAGCGGTTGTTACGGTATTTAATGGCCGTTATTTAAAACCATATTATGTTGCATTATTTTACTAATATGCATTTTAACAATTTATTTtgaagaaatatttaaattttataagtttGTGGTTCTACCAATGTACCCTCAT carries:
- the LOC110645138 gene encoding pentatricopeptide repeat-containing protein At4g02820, mitochondrial, producing MPLPNPQSKKIRLVCCEMLLRFIHFRATVAAAARHFSAEAAAQKAVGRGGATARTGGGGDTLGRRLFSLVYAKRSAVIAIGKWKAEGHKVQKYQLNRIVRELRKLKRYKHALEVCEWMTQQQDIKLMQGDYAVHLDLIAKVRGLSSAEKFFEDLRDEMRGWQTCTALLHTYVNYKLIEKAEALMEKMSECSFLKNPLPYNHMLSLYVANGQLEKVPEVIKELKKNTSPDVVTYNLWLRACASQNDVETAKKVLVELKKAKVDPDWITYSTLTNLYIKNQLIENAASTLKEMEKRASRKNRLAYSSLLSLHTNMGDRDGVHRIWNKMKSCFRKMNDAEYTSMMSSLVKLEEIEEAQNLYSEWESVSGRSDPQVPNILLAAYINRNQMEEAENFHHHMVQNGFRPCYTTWELLTWGHLKSKQMDKVLDYFKKAISSVKKWNPDKILVREVFKNLEEKGIVEEAEEFLVMLQKAGHVSTEIYNSVLRTYKNAGKMPLIVAERMKKDNVDLDEETHRLIKATCSMCVSEVSSFVS